Proteins co-encoded in one Crateriforma spongiae genomic window:
- a CDS encoding PEP-CTERM sorting domain-containing protein (PEP-CTERM proteins occur, often in large numbers, in the proteomes of bacteria that also encode an exosortase, a predicted intramembrane cysteine proteinase. The presence of a PEP-CTERM domain at a protein's C-terminus predicts cleavage within the sorting domain, followed by covalent anchoring to some some component of the (usually Gram-negative) cell surface. Many PEP-CTERM proteins exhibit an unusual sequence composition that includes large numbers of potential glycosylation sites. Expression of one such protein has been shown restore the ability of a bacterium to form floc, a type of biofilm.), which translates to MGRSLFGLVAVFLMTQPVSAEVFTQIADPFAPVVYPVTGDEVGFSQFDPAADPLLGEEDNFATIYDNFSFASNVFATNFSWVGAYELPTTGMTPSPMANFFTVNVYTGVTATPGSGSLVDSFSVGLANETQIGATDYYTYSADIAPLSLTGGTEYFFSVVADLEFTDNGWGVAYSTAGESDGAAFQDIQEVAFGPIVRYAETTDFAFSVTAVPEPSSIFALTSLGLVAGNVVRRRRLRKVGSQKV; encoded by the coding sequence ATGGGACGATCCCTGTTTGGTCTTGTCGCTGTGTTCTTGATGACGCAGCCAGTGTCGGCGGAGGTCTTTACCCAAATCGCCGATCCGTTCGCCCCGGTCGTCTATCCCGTCACCGGCGATGAGGTTGGCTTTTCCCAATTTGATCCGGCGGCCGATCCGCTGTTGGGCGAAGAAGACAATTTCGCGACCATTTACGACAATTTTTCCTTTGCGTCGAATGTGTTTGCCACCAACTTCAGTTGGGTCGGGGCTTACGAGTTGCCGACGACCGGTATGACGCCGTCGCCGATGGCCAACTTCTTTACTGTCAATGTGTACACCGGCGTGACGGCGACCCCCGGATCGGGAAGCCTAGTGGATTCGTTCAGCGTCGGATTGGCCAATGAGACTCAGATCGGTGCGACGGATTATTACACCTACTCCGCGGATATCGCCCCACTCTCGCTGACCGGCGGAACGGAATACTTCTTCTCGGTGGTCGCCGACCTTGAGTTCACCGACAACGGCTGGGGTGTTGCGTACAGCACCGCTGGTGAGTCCGATGGTGCAGCGTTCCAGGACATCCAAGAAGTCGCATTTGGGCCAATTGTTCGATATGCCGAGACGACCGATTTTGCATTCTCCGTCACCGCGGTTCCCGAGCCGTCGTCGATTTTCGCTTTGACGTCGCTGGGTTTGGTTGCCGGAAACGTGGTTCGCCGTCGTCGTTTGCGAAAGGTCGGATCGCAAAAAGTGTGA
- a CDS encoding S1 family peptidase — MPTKRVLITVFCVVLVVLQCGYLVLVRQDGTLDEDKLPEWSRSIVEPINESLVDESAASLAEASRGPGGVVTGDNTGNDATVDMTDVATMAGDQAVTAGAEGGSISQAEMESATTEPSSDASDSSESGESAGPAADDSAIDSTVGQVLAPVRRAVFASVRVTDDATGIVGCGSVVAIDAGGFDVLTAAHVLRGMVSAQVEFLDPGSVADPYSSSGEPAGVIRRCRQVRSVAVDDTLDLALLRVTSAFRPEFSLSLPNTNRAERIAASVRSRGGVDAFRAGWMSADRPETSAVRIVGTKRAKRRRSDVPVNYFAVDVPTIKGDSGAGLFDGDGVLLGVASGNSLGRGYFCDASEILRFLAEFSGDDASANTGN; from the coding sequence ATGCCGACCAAACGCGTTCTGATCACCGTTTTTTGTGTCGTCTTGGTCGTGCTGCAGTGCGGCTATTTGGTGCTTGTCCGTCAGGACGGCACCTTGGACGAAGACAAGTTGCCGGAATGGTCACGTTCGATCGTCGAACCGATCAACGAATCGTTGGTGGACGAATCGGCCGCTTCGCTGGCCGAAGCATCTCGCGGCCCGGGTGGTGTCGTTACCGGTGACAATACCGGCAACGATGCAACGGTTGACATGACGGACGTGGCGACGATGGCCGGCGATCAAGCGGTCACCGCGGGGGCCGAAGGCGGGTCGATTTCACAGGCTGAAATGGAATCGGCGACAACCGAACCTTCCTCCGATGCATCGGATTCCAGTGAATCCGGCGAATCGGCGGGTCCGGCGGCGGATGATTCCGCCATCGACTCGACCGTGGGGCAAGTGCTTGCACCCGTCCGCCGTGCTGTCTTTGCTTCGGTGCGGGTGACCGATGACGCCACCGGAATCGTTGGTTGCGGATCGGTGGTTGCGATCGATGCCGGCGGCTTTGACGTACTGACTGCTGCCCATGTGCTGCGTGGGATGGTGTCGGCCCAGGTCGAATTTTTGGATCCCGGATCGGTGGCCGATCCGTATTCCAGTTCTGGGGAACCTGCGGGCGTGATTCGGCGTTGCCGCCAAGTTCGTTCGGTCGCTGTCGACGATACTCTGGACCTTGCACTATTGCGTGTGACTTCGGCGTTTCGTCCCGAGTTCAGTCTATCGTTGCCCAATACCAATCGTGCGGAACGAATCGCCGCATCGGTTCGATCGCGTGGCGGCGTGGATGCGTTTCGGGCCGGTTGGATGTCCGCCGATCGTCCCGAAACGTCGGCGGTGCGGATTGTCGGCACCAAACGCGCGAAGCGCCGTCGCAGTGACGTCCCGGTCAATTACTTTGCCGTCGATGTCCCCACCATCAAAGGGGATTCGGGTGCGGGGCTTTTCGATGGCGACGGGGTGTTGCTGGGTGTGGCCAGCGGGAACAGTTTGGGACGCGGATATTTCTGTGACGCCTCGGAAATTCTGCGATTTTTGGCGGAATTTTCTGGCGATGACGCGTCCGCAAACACTGGCAATTAG
- a CDS encoding WcaI family glycosyltransferase yields MMRWMAEQGHQCEVVTTPPYYPQWKIGEGYFGGRYCSEWLEASGEKVGAGDGGAVDEGGPSPRSARPSQGEGEVEIGGAARPSRRDEEVDGGPSPRFARPSQREGEVEIGGSARPSQRDEEVDGRPSPRSARPSQREGEVGIGAEPIRVIRCPLWVPGKVSGLKRIIHLASFGLSSVPVMLWKAVTFRPDVILTVEPAAMCMPTTWLAARLCGAKAWLHVQDFEVDAAFELGILKQPLLKRMVLAAEAFLMRRFDRVSSISPNMQAKLAEKGVHPNRIAGLPNWVDCDMIRPLDAVGGNGTKPGEPPASDPAAESDTVSRRIDGPHFTADGSAEPKVTVDAAAADGIDRRSLRQRFGIPADRFVALYAGNIGAKQGLEIIVDAAKALAERPGDGDAGRGEAGQVPVHLVICGTGAAVDDLRARAQGVPGLQLLPPQPWQHFNELMNCADLHLLPQKAGAADLVMPSKLTGMLASGRPVVACADPGTQIADVVQGRGVVVPAGDTAGFTAAIRMLADDPVLCGELGRAARRFAVDHLGRDAILRRFESALFDLLGPSELPQRADSVPAPLGSTTGAHAGEIAQAAELRRSATPQ; encoded by the coding sequence ATGATGCGGTGGATGGCCGAACAGGGGCACCAGTGCGAGGTGGTGACCACGCCGCCTTATTATCCTCAGTGGAAGATCGGTGAGGGGTATTTTGGGGGGAGATATTGTTCCGAGTGGCTGGAGGCGAGTGGTGAGAAGGTAGGGGCCGGTGATGGGGGGGCGGTGGATGAGGGTGGGCCCTCCCCTCGCTCCGCTCGACCCTCCCAGGGGGAGGGTGAAGTGGAAATTGGGGGCGCGGCTCGACCCTCCCGGAGAGACGAAGAAGTGGATGGTGGGCCCTCCCCTCGCTTCGCTCGACCCTCCCAGAGGGAGGGTGAAGTAGAAATTGGGGGCTCGGCTCGACCCTCCCAGAGAGACGAAGAAGTGGATGGTAGGCCCTCCCCTCGCTCCGCTCGACCCTCCCAGAGGGAGGGTGAAGTGGGAATTGGGGCTGAGCCGATCCGGGTTATTCGGTGTCCGTTGTGGGTGCCGGGTAAGGTCAGCGGACTGAAACGGATCATTCACCTGGCTTCGTTCGGTTTGTCCAGCGTCCCCGTGATGCTGTGGAAAGCCGTCACGTTCCGCCCCGATGTGATCCTGACCGTCGAACCGGCCGCGATGTGCATGCCCACCACTTGGCTGGCCGCCCGCCTGTGCGGGGCCAAGGCTTGGCTTCACGTCCAGGATTTCGAGGTCGATGCGGCCTTTGAACTGGGCATCTTGAAACAGCCGTTGTTGAAGCGAATGGTTCTGGCCGCCGAAGCGTTTTTGATGAGACGCTTTGACCGCGTCAGCAGTATTTCCCCCAACATGCAAGCCAAATTGGCCGAAAAAGGGGTCCACCCCAATCGCATCGCCGGGCTGCCCAACTGGGTCGACTGTGACATGATCCGCCCGCTGGATGCTGTCGGTGGAAACGGGACCAAGCCCGGGGAACCACCGGCCAGTGATCCGGCGGCCGAATCGGACACGGTGTCGCGGCGGATCGATGGTCCACACTTCACCGCCGACGGCAGCGCGGAACCCAAGGTGACGGTGGACGCCGCAGCAGCCGATGGGATCGATCGACGATCGCTGAGGCAACGTTTCGGCATTCCCGCCGATCGATTCGTCGCACTGTATGCCGGAAACATCGGGGCCAAGCAGGGACTTGAAATCATCGTCGATGCCGCCAAAGCGTTGGCGGAGAGACCGGGTGACGGGGATGCAGGTCGCGGGGAAGCAGGCCAGGTTCCGGTTCATTTGGTGATTTGCGGGACCGGTGCGGCGGTGGACGATTTGCGGGCGCGTGCCCAGGGTGTGCCGGGATTACAGTTGTTGCCGCCCCAGCCCTGGCAGCACTTCAACGAGCTGATGAATTGTGCCGATTTGCATTTGTTGCCGCAAAAGGCCGGTGCCGCGGACTTGGTGATGCCATCGAAGTTGACCGGGATGCTGGCCAGCGGCCGGCCCGTGGTCGCCTGTGCCGATCCGGGAACCCAGATCGCCGACGTGGTCCAGGGCCGCGGGGTCGTGGTCCCGGCGGGCGACACCGCCGGGTTCACCGCCGCGATTCGGATGCTGGCCGATGACCCTGTGTTGTGCGGGGAATTGGGCCGGGCGGCGCGGAGGTTTGCCGTGGACCATCTGGGCCGTGATGCCATTTTGCGGCGATTCGAATCCGCACTTTTCGATTTGCTGGGTCCGTCCGAATTGCCGCAACGGGCCGATTCGGTTCCGGCACCGTTGGGATCCACAACCGGGGCGCATGCCGGCGAGATCGCCCAGGCGGCGGAGCTTCGTCGGTCGGCCACGCCCCAATGA
- a CDS encoding VanZ family protein has product MTDSFPAKSPVNGSSTTQTMATDAAAPDPNPGADHSGSNASTNPTAVAGTDVGSEPSRLPRVAASRDDAPAAVEDGNLAMRSPRAIGSDSSAGRVVFTWRDTFVVLWSSAAFLLACYSLLKPSTTAADLPLIDGALARWLDENYDFRTAVMAGLIVSGPALVWAGPVFRGRRLAFLVATAVILVSLEFAQRWIPSRGFGWADVVYTLAGIIVVETVVQATQRVREWLVVSG; this is encoded by the coding sequence GTGACTGACTCTTTCCCGGCAAAGTCGCCGGTGAACGGTTCGTCGACGACGCAGACGATGGCGACCGACGCCGCGGCACCGGATCCGAATCCTGGTGCGGATCATTCTGGGTCGAACGCTTCGACCAACCCCACCGCTGTGGCGGGCACCGACGTGGGTTCCGAACCGTCGCGTCTGCCACGCGTTGCCGCATCGCGGGACGACGCGCCGGCCGCAGTGGAGGATGGCAACCTAGCGATGCGTTCGCCGCGGGCGATCGGATCGGACTCGTCGGCAGGTCGCGTGGTGTTCACTTGGCGGGACACTTTCGTTGTCCTCTGGTCGTCGGCCGCGTTTCTGTTGGCGTGCTATTCACTGCTAAAGCCATCGACCACGGCGGCGGATTTGCCGCTGATCGACGGTGCGCTGGCTCGCTGGCTGGACGAAAACTATGACTTTCGGACGGCGGTGATGGCGGGGTTGATTGTGTCGGGGCCGGCACTGGTCTGGGCGGGGCCGGTGTTCCGGGGTCGCCGATTGGCATTTCTGGTGGCCACGGCGGTGATTTTGGTGTCGCTGGAGTTTGCGCAGCGATGGATCCCCAGCCGCGGGTTCGGGTGGGCGGACGTGGTGTACACCTTGGCCGGAATCATCGTGGTCGAAACGGTCGTCCAGGCCACCCAGAGGGTCAGGGAGTGGCTAGTGGTCAGTGGCTAG